The following proteins are co-located in the Eleginops maclovinus isolate JMC-PN-2008 ecotype Puerto Natales chromosome 1, JC_Emac_rtc_rv5, whole genome shotgun sequence genome:
- the wdr46 gene encoding WD repeat-containing protein 46, which yields MASTGEAVVNPAHVGNKKKPPARYWDEPKEEGKDDNKVGKDGKQTGETLPQKHVEKTKKRKKDEVQGDEKNVISGKSDPFPGSAHIPKDRMQKFKRRDKIKKPPRQHYKLKEMMARSDEASEMAEKQAARLDLLLPEDAGFLEGDEDEDTCTISQEDISDAVDITSASKYFNLKLSQFGPYRLDYSRTGRHLLLGGRRGHIACIDWQSKQLKCEINVMESINDVKWLHSEAMYAVAQKKWLYIYDSNGIELHCIRKFNDVLRMQFLPYHFLLATVSATSFLQYLDVSVGKEVAAICTKTGRLDVMCQNPQNAIIHLGHSNGTVSLWSPNQKDALVKMLCHQGAVRSVAVDKTGTYMVTSGMDKKLKVYDIRAFKPLKSYFLPAGASCLSLSQRGLLSAATGDIVQVYRDVCSTPVTKPYMAHRVQRTVWGMHFCPFEDVLGVGHGEGFTSMLIPGAGEPNFDGLDANPYRSAKQRQEWEVKALLEKVQPELISLDPSELGHLDQATFQQRHQDRVQALGFDPLATQKFVPRYKKKGRSSAGSIERRKRQVANEDLREEIQQSAEDKMKIEKERKEREKKDTLLSSKRSALDRFKK from the exons ATGGCGTCCACCGGCGAGGCAGTGGTGAATCCAGCACACGTGGGGAATAAGAAGAAG CCCCCTGCTCGGTACTGGGATGAGCcgaaggaggaggggaaggatgATAACAAAGTTGGAAAAGATGGGAAACAGACTGGAGAGACTCTGCCACAAAAACACgtagagaaaacaaagaaaagaaagaaagatgaggTTCAAGGAGATGAAAAGAACGTCATCTCAGGG AAATCTGACCCTTTCCCTGGGTCTGCACATATTCCTAAAGACAGGATGCAGAAGTTCAAGAGgagagataaaataaaaaag CCTCCCCGGCAGCATTACAAGCTGAAAGAAATGATGGCTCGCTCAGATGAAGCTTCAGAAATGGCAGAGAAACAAGCTGCTCGGCTTGACCTCCTACTCCCAGAGGATGCTGG GTTTCTAGAAGGAGATGAAGATGAGGACACATGCACGATCTCTCAGGAAGATATTTCAGATGCTGTGGATATAACCTCCGCGTCAAAG TATTTTAATCTGAAATTGTCTCAGTTTGGACCATATCGACTGGATTACAGCAGGACTGGACG ACATCTGCTGCTCGGTGGGAGGAGAGGCCATATTGCTTGTATAGACTGGCAGTCCAAACAGCTGAAGTGTGAGATAAACGTGATGGAGTCCATCAATGATGTAAA GTGGCTCCACAGTGAGGCCATGTATGCGGTGGCTCAGAAGAAGTGGCTGTATATCTACGACTCCAATGGCATAGAGCTCCACTGCATCCGCAAATTTAACGACGTCCTTCGCATGCAGTTCCTTCCCTACCACTTTTTGCTAGCAACAGTG AGTGCTACAAGTTTCCTGCAGTACCTGGATGTGTCTGTTGGAAAGGAAGTGGCCGCCATCTGCACCAAGACTGGCCGGCTTGACGTGATGTGCCAGAACCCTCAAAATGCCATCATCCACCTCGGCCACTCCAACGGCACCGTCAGCCTGTGGTCGCCTAACCAGAAAGACGCTCTTGTCAAGATGCTCTGTCACCAGGGGGCAGTGCGCTCTGTCGCTGTAGACAAGACGGGCAC ATACATGGTAACGTCTGGTATGGATAAAAAGCTGAAGGTATACGACATTAGAGCCTTCAAGCCCCTCAAGTCCTACTTCCTGCCTGCTGGAGCGTCCTGTTTGTCCCTGAGCCAGAGGGGGCTGCTGTCTGCTGCCACAGGGGACATTGTTCAG GTGTACAGAGACGTGTGCAGCACTCCAGTCACTAAACCCTACATGGCTCACAGAGTTCAAAGAACAGTCTGGGGGATGCACTTCTGCCCTTTTGAGGATGTCCTCGGAGTGGGGCACGGAGAGGGTTTCACCAGCATGCTCATACCAG gtGCGGGAGAGCCCAACTTCGATGGTCTTGATGCAAATCCATATCGCAGTGCAAAGCAGAGGCAGGAATGGGAGGTTAAGGCCCTGCTGGAGAAGGTCCAGCCTGAGCTCATCAGCCTTGACCCCTCTGAGCTGGGACATCTGGACCAAGCCACCTTCCAGCAAAGGCACCAAGATAGGGTCCAAGCTCTG GGCTTTGATCCACTTGCCACACAAAAGTTTGTTCCCAGGTATAAGAAAAAAGGTCGTAGTTCGGCCGGCAGTATTGAAAGGCGCAAGAGACAAGTGGCTAATGAGGACTTGAGG GAGGAAATCCAGCAATCTGCAGAGGACAAAATGAAgattgaaaaagagagaaaggagagagagaagaaggacACGTTGTTATCTAGCAAGAGATCTGCTCTGGACAGATTCAAAAAATAG